A genomic window from Acidimicrobiales bacterium includes:
- a CDS encoding sulfotransferase → MEGDGSGREVNATGGPEGRRFLFVCGLHRSGTTIVTNALREHPAISGFRDTGEREDEGQFLQSVYPVARVYGGPGKFAFDPQSHLTEDSPLATPENAGRMFEEWSRHWDLSRPVLMEKSPPNLTKARFLQALFPDSWFLVVTRHPVGVTYATFTRRPKRTRFLEVMEHWVHAHEVFEGDLPHLRRVLVLPFERFVADPDAALHGVHEFVGVEPVPNRLAIKRDTNEPYFAMWRELVAQRWKGRGARALADRLEPRARRFGYSFEDLDLVGPAPALAAAGRA, encoded by the coding sequence ATGGAGGGTGACGGGAGTGGCCGGGAGGTGAACGCGACGGGTGGCCCCGAGGGCCGGCGCTTCCTGTTCGTGTGCGGCCTGCACCGCAGCGGGACGACGATCGTCACCAACGCCCTGCGCGAGCACCCGGCGATCAGCGGGTTCCGCGACACCGGGGAGCGGGAGGACGAAGGGCAGTTCCTCCAGTCCGTCTACCCGGTCGCCCGGGTCTACGGCGGCCCCGGCAAGTTCGCCTTCGACCCGCAGTCCCACCTGACCGAGGACAGCCCGCTCGCCACGCCGGAGAACGCCGGGCGCATGTTCGAGGAGTGGTCCCGCCACTGGGACCTGTCCCGGCCGGTCCTCATGGAGAAGTCGCCGCCCAACCTCACCAAGGCCCGGTTCCTCCAGGCGCTGTTCCCCGACTCGTGGTTCCTCGTCGTCACCCGCCACCCGGTGGGGGTGACGTACGCGACCTTCACCCGGCGGCCGAAGCGGACGAGGTTCCTCGAGGTGATGGAGCACTGGGTCCACGCGCACGAGGTGTTCGAGGGCGACCTCCCGCACCTGCGGCGCGTGCTGGTGCTGCCCTTCGAGCGCTTCGTGGCCGACCCCGACGCCGCCCTCCACGGCGTGCACGAGTTCGTCGGGGTGGAGCCGGTGCCCAACCGGCTGGCGATCAAGCGGGACACCAACGAGCCCTACTTCGCGATGTGGCGGGAGCTCGTGGCCCAGCGGTGGAAGGGGCGGGGGGCCAGGGCGCTGGCCGACCGCCTCGAGCCGAGGGCCCGGCGGTTCGGCTACAGCTTCGAGGACCTCGACCTCGTCGGCCCCGCGCCCGCGCTGGCGGCGGCCGGCCGGGCCTGA